One region of Rubripirellula tenax genomic DNA includes:
- a CDS encoding M56 family metallopeptidase — translation MIERIAEPCSEVIYFAFLASWRALPVFAIVAVLAMVLRKQVPARYSCWLWLIVVARLLLPVSVESRVAISAIADKPMQTLVSGEQEVQSESSGFDTFTYEDDDGKSVTVALLPPGATAEEQAAADAVVAQITAEEVALRESAVAGQEFNQVDEGESYYGVLATVFNLMGYTIILGLPVIGIVLLLRHFVSHARFAWALRSHPLVTDRSTVDCMLRVCDELGVGRRPKLKEVPTLHAPAMFGLFRPTVCLPRKWREELTTEQIEWVFRHEVAHVKGRDGLWLSLATVAKAIQWFNPLSWIAVSKLQQSMERSADELATLHLNETQIREYGELLLQFATGGPSPRGYLTSGQPTIGLLAMAAPKGLGRRIESLGTPVHRRSWLRGLVAIPAIGMVAICGLTDAKPIETPAIKPRPVPNFEVALSGVEWKRTDGSNQSPTPQDTRVVSINVENAIRKAKELEPGIDAERFVLHYFAMYPVTADQRAEARITDGVMTVEVTKQQETLMRQMLSAFEQSGLWQIITELRVIDTNIELLDQFDWTTSEATARFARLDHSPVLDDPEGWAEATLSLDALGLQPSTNEDYQIEQSASMPIRAAKISRLQSERFIRQLQLDSRSNLMQAPKVTMFNGQCAVISDVSQRPFVTDVWEIAGDKATAMQPKISVFEDGWKFLLKTTVSPDEEVKLQMVLTQASVEGVKLASLPNSRSNDPNQRVTIQVPTVKSDSIAVESMLKKSEALLVFSPKPYSSESDEDDTNSDSGTGQVFMIRTQLISDHEFLKGFVSEQDND, via the coding sequence ATGATCGAACGAATTGCTGAACCGTGTTCTGAAGTGATTTACTTCGCGTTTCTTGCCAGTTGGCGTGCGTTACCTGTTTTTGCGATCGTCGCTGTTTTGGCGATGGTTCTCCGCAAACAAGTGCCCGCACGCTACTCGTGCTGGCTCTGGCTGATTGTGGTCGCAAGGTTATTGCTTCCCGTCTCGGTGGAATCACGGGTGGCGATCAGTGCCATTGCTGACAAACCAATGCAAACGCTGGTATCAGGTGAGCAAGAAGTCCAATCGGAATCGAGTGGATTCGATACTTTCACCTACGAAGACGACGACGGGAAATCGGTCACGGTTGCTCTTCTTCCACCCGGTGCCACGGCAGAGGAACAGGCAGCAGCCGATGCTGTCGTTGCGCAGATCACCGCGGAAGAAGTCGCCCTGCGTGAGTCGGCCGTAGCCGGGCAGGAGTTCAATCAGGTGGATGAAGGTGAGTCCTACTATGGAGTGCTGGCGACAGTATTCAATCTGATGGGCTACACAATCATCTTAGGTTTGCCAGTCATCGGCATCGTGCTGCTTCTTCGCCACTTCGTGTCACATGCTCGCTTCGCTTGGGCACTGCGGTCGCACCCGCTCGTCACGGATCGGTCGACTGTCGATTGCATGTTGCGGGTTTGCGATGAGCTTGGTGTCGGACGACGTCCGAAACTGAAAGAGGTTCCGACGCTGCATGCCCCTGCGATGTTTGGATTGTTTCGGCCTACCGTGTGCCTTCCTCGAAAATGGCGAGAGGAGCTGACAACCGAACAAATCGAATGGGTGTTTCGTCACGAAGTCGCTCACGTCAAGGGTCGCGATGGACTGTGGCTTTCACTGGCAACCGTGGCAAAGGCGATTCAATGGTTCAACCCGTTGTCTTGGATCGCCGTCTCCAAGCTGCAACAGAGTATGGAACGATCCGCTGATGAACTCGCGACGCTGCATTTGAATGAGACACAGATTCGCGAGTACGGCGAACTTCTGCTTCAATTTGCAACTGGCGGGCCATCGCCGCGCGGTTATTTGACATCCGGACAGCCGACAATTGGTCTTCTCGCGATGGCGGCACCGAAAGGTCTCGGGCGGCGAATCGAATCGTTGGGAACGCCAGTTCATAGAAGAAGTTGGCTTCGAGGATTGGTGGCAATTCCTGCGATCGGCATGGTTGCCATCTGTGGATTGACCGACGCCAAACCGATCGAAACGCCCGCTATAAAGCCACGACCCGTTCCGAATTTCGAGGTTGCGTTGTCTGGAGTCGAATGGAAACGTACTGACGGCTCAAATCAGTCCCCTACTCCCCAAGACACCCGAGTCGTTTCCATCAATGTCGAAAATGCGATACGTAAAGCGAAGGAGCTTGAGCCGGGGATTGATGCCGAGCGATTTGTGCTGCATTACTTCGCGATGTACCCGGTGACTGCAGATCAGCGTGCCGAAGCAAGAATCACTGACGGCGTGATGACAGTCGAAGTAACGAAACAGCAAGAAACGCTGATGAGGCAAATGCTTTCGGCATTCGAGCAGTCGGGGCTTTGGCAGATTATCACTGAGCTCCGGGTAATCGACACAAACATAGAGCTGCTTGATCAATTCGACTGGACAACTTCGGAAGCGACAGCACGCTTCGCCCGGCTTGATCATTCACCGGTCTTAGACGATCCAGAAGGCTGGGCGGAAGCGACGCTCTCACTCGATGCGTTGGGTTTGCAGCCAAGTACAAACGAAGACTACCAGATTGAACAATCAGCTTCGATGCCGATACGCGCCGCCAAGATCAGCCGGCTGCAAAGCGAACGATTCATTCGTCAACTGCAACTCGACAGTCGGTCGAACCTCATGCAAGCTCCCAAGGTCACGATGTTCAACGGCCAATGTGCCGTCATCAGCGATGTGTCCCAACGACCATTCGTCACCGATGTGTGGGAGATTGCTGGTGACAAAGCGACGGCGATGCAGCCAAAGATTTCTGTCTTTGAGGACGGTTGGAAATTTTTGTTGAAAACGACCGTTTCGCCGGATGAGGAAGTGAAGTTGCAGATGGTTTTAACTCAAGCGAGTGTTGAAGGAGTCAAGCTCGCGAGCCTACCGAATTCGCGTAGTAATGATCCGAACCAACGAGTGACTATCCAAGTGCCAACGGTTAAGTCGGATTCAATCGCCGTGGAAAGCATGCTGAAAAAGTCGGAAGCGTTGCTAGTGTTCTCGCCCAAACCGTATTCGAGTGAGTCTGATGAGGACGATACCAACAGCGACTCCGGCACTGGTCAAGTATTCATGATCCGTACGCAACTTATCTCAGATCACGAATTCCTGAAGGGCTTCGTCTCCGAGCAAGATAATGATTGA
- a CDS encoding BlaI/MecI/CopY family transcriptional regulator, which yields MQLSDAEWIVMNLIWDSGPTEASDVIAALGSDNGWSDATVKTMLHRLVKKGALTTEQIGKKYRYTVAVRRSACVRKASRSFLDVVFGGDATPALLHLVKTSKLSEDELTQLREMLDSKTKNFKNKGSKE from the coding sequence ATGCAGCTATCAGACGCGGAATGGATCGTCATGAATCTCATTTGGGATTCAGGTCCAACAGAAGCAAGCGACGTCATCGCGGCGCTCGGATCTGACAACGGTTGGTCCGACGCGACGGTCAAAACCATGCTTCACCGACTGGTGAAGAAGGGTGCATTGACGACCGAACAAATCGGCAAGAAATACCGCTACACCGTCGCGGTGCGTCGCAGCGCCTGTGTTCGTAAAGCAAGTCGCTCGTTCTTAGACGTTGTCTTCGGTGGCGATGCCACGCCGGCTCTTCTGCACCTCGTGAAAACGTCCAAGTTGAGCGAAGACGAATTGACTCAACTGCGTGAAATGTTGGACTCCAAAACAAAGAACTTCAAAAACAAGGGATCAAAGGAATGA
- a CDS encoding recombinase family protein — protein MSKKPETQQVKTIRCAIYTRKSTEEGLQQEFNSLDAQREAGEAFIASQKAEGWRCLPEMYDDGGFSGGNLERPAMKRLMEDIEAGKVDCVVVYKVDRLSRSLMDFSRVMETFDKFGVSFVSVTQQFNTTHSMGRLTLNILLSFAQFEREIIGDRIRDKIAAMRAKGKWSGGMPVLGFDVDRSGTSPKLVVNANEAKQVRKIFEMYLEYRSLLPVVKRLQEFGWPNKIWRTRTGRTRGGRVFDKPAVHSLLTSPLYVGKIAYKEHVYEGEHDAIIDQETFDAVGKMLKAHQKGRAQRLVNKYSALLKGILVCPYCDCRMVHRTTRKKSSVYRYYACQTTVKSGADACEMGSVSAAMIEAAVVDELRVVVDDQGLRDAVFQGSKALLDKEQAEVETLLAQLKAQVNRDTEEVRVSSRQGASLRGQLMVRGSFGCVRSYRRLISLQDRAIG, from the coding sequence ATGAGCAAGAAACCAGAAACGCAGCAAGTGAAAACGATCCGATGTGCGATTTACACTCGCAAGTCGACTGAAGAAGGTTTGCAACAGGAATTCAACTCGCTGGACGCACAGCGTGAAGCGGGCGAAGCGTTCATCGCCAGTCAGAAAGCCGAGGGCTGGCGTTGCTTGCCGGAGATGTATGACGACGGAGGTTTCTCGGGCGGCAACCTCGAACGGCCAGCAATGAAACGGCTGATGGAGGACATCGAGGCCGGCAAAGTCGACTGCGTGGTGGTCTACAAGGTTGACCGACTGAGTCGATCGCTGATGGACTTTTCCCGAGTGATGGAGACGTTCGACAAATTCGGAGTTTCGTTTGTTTCGGTGACGCAGCAGTTCAACACGACGCATTCGATGGGCCGGCTGACGTTGAATATTCTGCTGTCGTTTGCCCAATTCGAGCGTGAAATCATTGGCGATCGGATTCGCGACAAGATCGCCGCGATGCGAGCCAAGGGCAAATGGTCGGGCGGGATGCCGGTGCTCGGATTCGACGTTGACCGCAGTGGGACGAGTCCCAAGCTCGTCGTAAACGCAAACGAAGCGAAGCAGGTTCGCAAAATCTTCGAGATGTACCTGGAGTACCGTTCGCTGTTGCCGGTGGTGAAACGCCTTCAAGAATTCGGCTGGCCGAACAAGATCTGGCGGACCCGTACTGGGCGGACGCGCGGCGGCAGAGTGTTCGACAAGCCAGCAGTTCACTCACTGCTTACGAGTCCGCTCTATGTGGGTAAGATCGCCTACAAGGAACATGTTTACGAGGGTGAGCACGACGCAATCATCGACCAAGAAACGTTCGACGCGGTCGGCAAGATGCTGAAAGCCCACCAGAAAGGGAGGGCACAGCGGCTGGTCAACAAGTACTCGGCACTGTTGAAGGGCATCCTTGTTTGTCCGTACTGCGACTGCCGAATGGTTCACCGAACGACCAGGAAGAAGTCGAGCGTGTATCGGTATTACGCTTGCCAAACGACGGTGAAGAGTGGGGCCGATGCTTGTGAGATGGGGTCGGTCTCAGCCGCAATGATCGAAGCCGCGGTCGTCGATGAACTCCGAGTGGTTGTTGATGACCAAGGCTTGCGTGACGCGGTGTTCCAAGGATCGAAGGCATTGCTTGATAAAGAGCAAGCCGAAGTTGAAACGCTATTGGCTCAGTTAAAAGCTCAAGTCAACCGGGACACCGAGGAGGTTCGGGTGTCGTCTCGCCAGGGCGCGAGTTTACGCGGCCAATTGATGGTTCGTGGTAGCTTTGGGTGCGTAAGGTCGTATCGACGCCTCATTAGCCTTCAAGACCGCGCCATAGGTTGA
- a CDS encoding DUF2924 domain-containing protein, translating to MSPSAAFEIAELSDLTIDQLVAKFEVVHQEKCRSRNRNFIVRRIAWRIQANEEGGLSERALLRAGPIADESVIRVTPPKPKVGGDVVRTKMPPNWDPRIPPPGSFVERRYKGKIRRVLILTDGFEYEDERFDSLSAVAKSITGNHLSGFRFFKLGEHA from the coding sequence ATGAGTCCTAGTGCAGCATTTGAAATCGCCGAGTTGTCCGATCTGACGATTGACCAACTGGTGGCGAAGTTCGAGGTCGTTCATCAAGAGAAATGTCGTTCCCGAAATCGCAACTTCATCGTCCGCCGCATCGCTTGGCGGATCCAGGCGAACGAAGAAGGCGGACTCAGCGAACGAGCATTGCTTCGAGCCGGACCGATCGCCGACGAATCGGTGATCCGAGTGACTCCGCCGAAGCCGAAAGTCGGTGGCGACGTGGTGCGAACCAAGATGCCACCGAATTGGGATCCTCGGATTCCGCCACCGGGCAGCTTTGTCGAGCGGCGATACAAGGGCAAGATTCGGCGCGTGCTGATTCTGACCGACGGTTTTGAATACGAGGACGAACGTTTCGACTCTCTGTCGGCGGTCGCCAAATCCATCACAGGAAACCACTTGAGCGGCTTCCGATTTTTCAAGTTGGGAGAACACGCATGA